The Winogradskyella schleiferi genome contains the following window.
ATTTAATGATAAAGCATTAGTTTCTTCTTCAGAATTTGAATTGAAGTAAAAAAAAGCATATCAGATTGATAGGATAAAAATCCGGAAGTTCGCTTCTGGATTTTTTTGGTTAAATTCTAAATGAGTAAACCTTTGGATTTACTATTTTAATAAATGTCCAGTTAAAGTTGAGGTTTATTGCTTGACAGACTTAATAGGGTTTTAAGCGTATTAAAATTAAGACACCTTTATATTTTAAAGATAATGAACTATAAAAAAATGCTAAAATTATTTAATTCTGTTTCTCAGTTACTTAGAGCTTGACTATGTTCTTGATTCTAAAAGCGCAGCGGTCTTTTGTCTATTATCGCACAACATTGATTTTTATTCCAAAAGTTGACCATTAATAATTACTTGTTCAATGGGATTATGGGCAAACGCATAAGGAATTTCACTATAATGATTCATGGGTTTTGTAATAATGAGATTCGCTTTTTTACCTCTAGTAATACTACCGTACATATTACTAACTCCCATGGCATAAGCGCCGTTAACGGTTGCTGCATTGATGGCTTCTTCAGGTGTCATTTTTAATTTTATACAGGCCGCAGCAACTATGAAATTCATGTTTCCACTAGGTGCAGAACCTGGATTATAATCTGTGGCAATGGCTATTGGTAAACCGGCATCAATGAGTTTTCTTGCAGGCGTGTAAGGAATACTTAAAAAATAAGAACAACCTGGTAGCGCAACAGGAATGGTCTCACTTTCTTTTAAAGCTTCAATATCTTTATCACTTAATTCCTCTAAATGATCTACAGAAAGCGCATTGTATTTGACACCAAGCGCTACACCTCCAAGGATATTAAACTGGTTTACATGTATTTTTGGTCTTAGATTGTATTTTTTTCCAGCTTCTAAAATGGCTTCGGTATCTTTAATGTCAAAATAGCCTTCCTCGCAAAAGACATCAATGTAATTAGTAATGCGCAACTCAGCAGCCTTCGGGATTAATTTTTCTGTGATATATGTTATATAATCCTGTTTTTTAGATTGAAATTCTGCAGGAATAGCATGAGCAGCTAATAAAGTTGGTGTAATTTTGGCCAAACTCTCTTGCTTGATACGTTTGATAACGCGAAGTATTTTCAATTCGGCTTCCAAAGTTAATCCATAACCTGTTTTTATCTCTATGGCACCAGTGCCCATGGCAATAAGTTCGTTTAATCTTTTTATGGATTGCCTATATAATTCATCTTCGGAAGTGTCTTGAAGCTCTTTTGCCGAATTCAAAATGCCGCCGCCTTTACTGGCTATTTCCGCATACGATAAGCCGTTGATTCGATCGACAAACTCTGAAGTTCTATCGCCTGCGTAAACAATGTGTGTGTGCGAATCGCACCAAGACGGTAAAACTATTTTCCCAGTAGCATCAATAATTGTTTCAGCTTCAATAGGGCTATATTCTTCCATTTCACCAAATTCTATAATAGTGTCGTGCTCAATATAAACATAGGCATTTTCTAAAATGGACAATGCTTTCATGTCCTTTCCTTTTAAAATAGTGACATTAGTATCGTGGACTTGTAATAGCTGTTTGATATTGGTAATAAGAATAGACATAATTGATTGGTGTTTTTGTAAAGATTGCTATTTTTTTGAACAAAAAAAAACGCTAGTAGAAATTTACTAGCGTTTTTAGAACTTTAAAAACTTAATTCTATTAATCTTTTATGAATTTTGAAGTCATTTTATTATTCAATTGAATAGTGTATATCCCATTTGCTAATTCCGAAACATTGAGTGATTCACCAAAATGTAATGTTTGTTCTAAAACTTGTTTTCCTAAAACATCAAAAACCGAAACTTTAATGCTTTCATTTAAGCCTTCAAAATTTAAAACATCTTTAGTGGGATTTGGATGTATTGAAATTGCCTGAAGTTCAGAATTTGGTGTACTAAGTACAATTTTCTGGTTTTCAAAATAATTCAAATCATCATCGTTGTAGGCACAACTCGCAATATCTAAATCGCCATCCATATCAAAATC
Protein-coding sequences here:
- the hutI gene encoding imidazolonepropionase, whose product is MSILITNIKQLLQVHDTNVTILKGKDMKALSILENAYVYIEHDTIIEFGEMEEYSPIEAETIIDATGKIVLPSWCDSHTHIVYAGDRTSEFVDRINGLSYAEIASKGGGILNSAKELQDTSEDELYRQSIKRLNELIAMGTGAIEIKTGYGLTLEAELKILRVIKRIKQESLAKITPTLLAAHAIPAEFQSKKQDYITYITEKLIPKAAELRITNYIDVFCEEGYFDIKDTEAILEAGKKYNLRPKIHVNQFNILGGVALGVKYNALSVDHLEELSDKDIEALKESETIPVALPGCSYFLSIPYTPARKLIDAGLPIAIATDYNPGSAPSGNMNFIVAAACIKLKMTPEEAINAATVNGAYAMGVSNMYGSITRGKKANLIITKPMNHYSEIPYAFAHNPIEQVIINGQLLE